In Aquipuribacter nitratireducens, the DNA window TCTCCGCGGTGCTCGACATCGCCTCGGGCCAGCCGCTGCTGACGACGGAGTGGGCGGCGGTCCTCGACGCCGCCCCGCGCGTGGAGCGGCCCGCCCTCAGCGAGCGCGAGGCCGAGGCGCTGCGCCTGTACGCGAGCGGCCTGCCGATGAAGTCGGCCGCGCGACGCATGGAGATCACCCTCGGCTCGTTCCGGGAGTACCTGCTGCGGGTGCGACGCAAGTACGCCGAGGTCGACCGCCCGGCGTCGACGAAGCTCGACCTCTACCACCGTGCCGTCGAGGACGGCTACGTCGACACCCCTGCCCGGTCCTCGGGCCCGGTCCCCGCACCGGAGCCGGGGGCCGAGGACGGTCGGTGGCCGCGTGGCCGCCGCTGACCCCGGCGACGCGCGCGGTCCCGGCAGCCGCGCCGTCGCCGACATGACCTCGCGCCTGGTCGGCGTCCTCGTGCTGCTCACCGTGCCCGCGTGGGGGCACGGCGCGCTCGACCAACGCGACCTGCTCGCACCCTGGTGGAACGTGCTGGCGCTCGCCACCGTCGTCGCGCCCGCGGCGTGGCTCGCGATCCAGTCGGCGCGCCGCCGCGGGGACGTCCGTCCCCCGGCCGTCGTCCTCGCCGCGGGCGTGGCCCTGTGCCTCCTGCTGTGGCCGTACGGCGTCGTCGACGTCGACGGGGCCGCCCAGGGACTGCCGTGGCTGTGGCTCGTGCTGCCGCTCACCCTGTCCGTGCTGGGGACGCTCGGCTCGGTGCCGGTCAGCCTCGGCTACGGCCTCGCGGTCGGGGTGGAGTACGCGCTGGTCCGCGTCGAGCCGTACGGCGGCTCCGGGCCCCTCAGCATCGTCCTGCTCGAGGTCGCCCTCATCACCGCCCTCGCGGCCGGGCCCGCTCTGCTCGTCGTCGCCGCCGGTCGGGCGGCGACCCGCCTCGACGTCATCGCCGCGGAGGCCGCGGCGGCCAGCGCCGCCGCCGCCCGCGCCAACGCCGCTCTGCAGACCCGGCGGGAGCTCGACGCCACCCTCCACGACACCGTGCTCGCGGCCCTCCACTCCGCCGTGCGCGACCCGGCGGCGCCAGAGCTGCCCCGCCTCGCCGACCGGGCGCTGCGGACCTTCGGCGAGGCTCCCGAGCGCACGTCGCAAGGGGCGGTCGACCCGCACGCGCTCGCGCAGCACCTCCACGACGGCCTCGCGGTCGTCGCGCCCGACGCCGACCTCGACGTCCGGGGCGGGACCGCGGTCCCCGCGGAGGTGGCCCGCGCCCTCGTCGAGGCGGCGCTCGAGGCCGCCCGCAACGCCCGGCGCCACGGTGGCGGCGCCGGGGCGACGCCGGACATCGCCGTCCACGTCGACGCGACGACCGACGGCTCCGGCGTCGCGGTGGTGGTGCGGGACGACGGCGTGGGCTTCGACCCGCGGCTCGTGCCCCCGCACCGCATGGGCCTGGCCGTGTCCGTCCACGCGCGCATGGAGCGGGTCGGCGGCCGCGCCGAGGTGGTGACGGCCACGGGCTCGGGCACCACGGTCCGCCTGTCGTGGCGCCCGGCCGCTCCCTCCCCCGACGGGGGCCCGCCCGCAGGGCCGCTTGCCGAGGACGCGACGGAGACCGACGACGGCGTGCCGACCACCGGGACGACCGAGCCGTGATCGGCCAGCTGTCGGGCCGGGTGGTCGCCCTCGCCACGTGCGGGATCGTCGTGGTCGTGGCGGCCCTCGCCGCGCTGAGCCTCGGCGAGGTCCGCAACGCGCCCGTGTACCTCCTCGCGCTCCTGCTCGGCGGCGCCTCGGTGGTCACGGTCCTGCTGCCGTGGTCGGCGCAGCGGTCCCGCGCCGTCGCCGTCGCCGTCGCCGTCGCGGTCGTGGCGGTGGGCCTGCTCGTGGTGGCAGTCCTGCCGGACGGCCGACCCGGCTACGCCCTGTGGTACCCGGCGTTCGTGTGGCTGCCGCTCGCCGGCCTCGCCCTGCGGGGCTTCCCCGTGCTCGCGGTCACCGGTGCGGTGCTGAGCGGGACCACGACCGTGCTGTGGGCCTGGCAGGAGCCGGAGGCCGCGGCGGTGCAGGACGGGCTGTACCGGGTCGTGTCGCCGACCGCCGCTGTCGTCGTCGCGGTGGGCATCGCCCACCTCCTGCGCCAGTACGGGCGCGAGGTGCAGCGCGTCCACGCCGAGCAGCTCGAGGCGGCACGGCTCAGCGCGGGCGCCCACGCGGCGGAGCAGGAGCGGCGCCAGCAGCTGTCCCAGGTCGAGCTCATCGCGGTGCCGGTCCTGCGGCGGCTGCGCGACGGCGCCCCGGTCGACACCCGGCTGGCGACCGAGTGCCGGCTGCTGGAGGCGGCGGTCCGCGACGGCATCCGCGGTCGCCACCTCGTCGACCCCGTGGTGCGGGACAGCACGTGGGCCGCCCGCAGCCGCGGGGTCGACGTCACGCTGCTCGACGACTCCGGCACCGAGCCCGGCGCCGAGCCGCCCCCGGTCGCCGACGTCGTCCGCCGCTGCCTCGTCATGCTCCTCGAGCAGCTGGAGGGCGGCAGCGTGACGGCCCGCCTCGCCGGCCGCGGGACCGGCACGGTCGTCGTGGTGGGCCCGAGCGTCGCCGAGCTCGCGGGCGTGTGCCGCCGCGAGGCCGACCGCGTCGAGGGTCCCGTCCGTCTCGTCGTCGACCCCGTGGAGCCGGGGGGCAACGAGCTCGTGCTCACCGTGGAGGAGCGCCCGGACCGCTGAGCGGTGACACCGCCGCCCACGGCACCTCGACGACCCCCTCGCGCCACCCTGCAGGGTCGTGCCGGACCGGCCAGCCCACCTCCACCACCCGCGCGACGGACGCCCGCATGCGCTGTCGCGCCCCGAGGGACCCGACGGGAGCCTCGCGCTCCCACGCCTCGTCCAGCGCCGCGAGGAGGCCGTGGACGCGCTCGCCGGGCACGTTGCGGTGGATGAGGGCCTTCGGCAGCCGCGCCGCCACCGCACCCGGGCGGTCCAGGCCCGCGAGCCGCCACGCGAGGACCAGCGAGCGCGGACCGGTGCCGTCGAGCACGACCCACGAGGCGAGCCGCCCCGGTTCGTCGCACGTCCCCTCGACGACGACGCCGCCGGGCGCGAGCCGGGAGCGCAGCAGCGCCCACGCCGCCGCCACCTCGTGCTCCTCGTACTGCCGCAGCACGTTGAACGCGCGCACGAGGACCGGACGCCGGTCCCCGAGCGGCCCCAGCTCGAAGCCCCCGATGTCGAAGCGCGGCCCCGGGAGGTCCGGGTCGACGAGCGCCCGCGCGGCGGCCACCCGCTCCGGGTCGATCTCGAGGCCGTGGACGTCGACGTCGGGCCGCACGACCGCGAGCCGCTGCGCGAGCTCGACGACCGTCACGGGGTGCCGGCCGTACCCGAGGTCGACGACCAGCGGGTCGAGGGCGTCGCGCAGCGACGCGCCGTGACGGCGCACGAGCCACCGGTCGACGCGCCGCAGGCGGTTGGGGGCGGTCGTGCCCCGCGTCACCCGTCCCGCCGGCGCCCCGGCGGGACGGCCCCGCGGGCGCGGCCGCCGGTCCGGGCGGGGGGACGGCGCGGCCACCCCCCGAGCGTAGGAGCCGGGACCCCGCGCGCCGAGGCGTCCGGGCGGGCGTACGGTCGGCCCGTGGCGCACCACTCCCCCGACGTGCGGCGGGTCCTCATGGTCTCGGTCCACACGTCCCCGCTCGAGCAGCCGGGTACGGGTGACGCGGGCGGCCTCAACGTCTACGTCGTCGAGCTGTCGCGGCGGCTCGCGGCCCGGGGCGTGGCCGTCGAGGTCGCGACCCGCCGCACGAGCTCGTCGCAGCCGGAGCTCGTCGAGCTCGAGCCCGGCGTCCACGTCCGGCACGTCGACGCCGGGCCGTACGACGGCCTCGCGAAGGAGGACCTGCCGGGGCAGCTGTGCGCGTTCTCCGCCGGCCTCATGCGGGTCGCCGCCCGCGTCCCCGCGGGTCACCACGACGTCGTGCACACCCACTACTGGCTGTCGGGCCAGGTCGGCTGGCTGTTCGCCGAGCGCTGGGGTGTCCCGCTCGTCCACACGATGCACACGATGGCGAAGGTGAAGAACGCCTCCCTCGCCGACGGGGACACCCCTGAGCCGTTCGGCCGGGTCATCGGCGAGCAGCAGGTCGTCGAGGCCGCGGACCGCCTCGTGGCGAACACGCAGGAGGAGGCCGACGACCTCGTCCGCCACTACGGAGCCGACCCGCGCCGCACGGGCGTGGTGGAGCCCGGGGTCGACCTCGACGTGTTCCGGCCCGGCTCCCGCGCCCGGGCCCGCGCCCGCCTCGGTCTGCCGCCCGACGCCGACGTGCTCCTCTTCGTCGGCCGGCTCCAGCCGCTGAAGGCACCGGACGTCCTCGTGGCGGCCGCCGCCCACCTGCGCCACCGCCGAGCGGGAACCGGACGCCCGCTCGTCGTCGCGGTCCTCGGCGGCCCGAGCGGGACCGGCCTCGCCCGGCCGACCGCGCTGCTCGAGCAGGCGCGGGCGCTCGGCGTCGACGACGTCCTCCGCACCTCCCCGCCCGTCCCGCGGCCCGCGCTCGCCGACTGGTACCGGGCGGCCGACCTCGTGACCGTGCCGTCGTACAGCGAGTCGTTCGGGCTCGTCGCGCTGGAGGCGCAGGCGTGCGGGACACCGGTCGTGGCCGCCGCCGTGGGCGGGCTGCGCCGGGCCGTCGTCGACGGGACCACCGGTGTGCTCGTCGACGGCCACGACCCGGTGATCTGGGCGGACGCCCTGGAGGCCTTGCTGGCCGACGAGACCCGGCGGGCCCGGCTCGGCGCCGCGGCCGCGCGTCACGCCGCCGGCTTCGGCTGGGACGTCACCGCCGAGCGGGTCCTCGCCGAGTACCGCCGCGCCGTCGCCGACTTCCGCCGGTACCCGACGCCCGCGCCCGCCGCCGCCGTCACCGGCCTGCCCGCGGAGGGCGGGCGGCTCGAGGCCTCCGGGTGAGCGACGCCTGGTCGGCGGTGCTCGCGTGGTGCGAGGAGGCCGGCGTCGACCACGAGCCCGGCGCCCGCGAGGGCGAGGTCGTCGTCCGGCTGCCGGGTGAGCACCGCCTCACGACGACGGCGTCCGTGCTCGTCGGCGACCGCTCGCTCAGCCTGTCCGCCTTCGTCGTGCGGCACCCGGAGGAGAACACCGAGGCGGTGCTGCGGTGGCTCCTGCGCCGCAACGCCCGCCTCCGCGGGGTCGCCTTCGCCGTCGACGGCGACGGGGACGTCTTCCTCGTCGCGCGGCTGCCGCTCGTCGCCGTGGTGCCGGACGTCCTCGACGAGCTGTTCGGGACCGTGCTCGCGACCGCGGACGACGCCTTCGACGAGCTGCTGCGGCTCGGTTTCGCCGGCAGCATCCGCCGGGAGGCGCGATGGCGCGCCGAGCGGGGCCTCGACGCCCGCAACCTCGCCGCGTTCTCGCGGCTCCTCGACGACGACGGGGAGGACGACGGGGAGGACGACGGGGAGGACGACGGGGGCGACGACCGGGACGCGGACGGACGCGACGCGCCCTGACCCGCCTGCCAGGATGGCGCGCATGAGCGACACCTTCACCCTCGTCCTGCTCCGCCACGGCGAGAGCGAGTGGAACGCGAAGAACCTCTTCACCGGCTGGGTCGACGTGCCCCTGTCGGAGAAGGGACGGCAGGAGGCCGTCCGCGGCGGCGAGCTGCTGAGCGAGGCCGGGGTCCTCCCGGACGTCTGCCACACGTCCGTCCTGCGCCGCGCGATCATGACGGCGAACCTCGCCCTCGACGCGTGCGAGCGGCACTGGGTGCCCGTGAAGCGGTCGTGGCGTCTCAACGAGCGGCACTACGGCGCGCTGCAGGGCAAGGACAAGAAGCAGACGCTCGAGCAGTTCGGCGAGGAGCAGTTCATGCTGTGGCGCCGCTCGTACGACGTGCCGCCGCCGCCCATCGACCCCGGCGACGAGTACGCCCAGACCGGCGACCCGCGCTACGACGACATCGACGGGACGATGCCGAGCGCGGAGTGCCTGAAGGACGTCGTCGAGCGGATGCTGCCGTACTGGCGCGACGCCGTCGTGCCGGACCTGCGGGCCGGCGAGGTGACGCTGCTCGCGGCCCACGGCAACTCCCTGCGCGCCCTCGTCAAGCACCTCGACGGCATCGACGACGACACCATCGCCGGGCTCAACATCCCGACCGGCATCCCGCTCGTCTACGAGCTGGAGGACGTCGACGGCGAGCTCCGGCCCGTCGAGCGGGGCGGGCGCTACCTCGACCCGGACGCCGCCGCCGACGCCATCGAGGCGGTCGCGAACCAGGGTCGCTGAGGCTCACACCGGGGGCAGGCCCGGGCCGCCGACGCGGTCCGGGTCCTCCCCCGTGATCTGGTACACCACCTGGTTGGCGACGTTGACGGCGTGGTCGGCGAACCGCTCGTAGAAGCGGCCGATGAGCGTGACGTCGATGGCGGTCGACACCGCCTCGTCCCAGCGCGGGGACAGCATGACGGTGAAGAGCTCGCGGTGCAGGCGGTCCATCTCGTCGTCGATGCGGTCGACCTCCCGCGCGAGCCGGCTGTCGTTGCGCGCGAGGACGTCGCCGGTCTTGAACGCGATGCGCTCCGCGACGTCACCCATCGACTCCACGTGACGGCGGACGGCGTCCGGCACGACCGGCTCGGGGTACTTCAGGCGCGTGACCTGGGCGAGGTGGCGGGCGAGGTCCCCCATCCGCTCGAGGTCGGCCGTGATCCGCAGGCCCGCGACGAGCTTGCGGAGGTCGCCGACGAGGGCGCCGTGGCGGGTCATCATCGAGATGATCTGGTCGTCGAGGGTCCACTGCCACGCGTCGACGCGGTCGTCCTCGGCGATCACCGCCTCGGCGAGCTCGAGGTCGCCGTGGAGCAGGGCGAACGACGCCCTGGAGATGGACTGCGCGACCAGCCCCGTCATCTCGACCGTCCCCGACACGAGCGAGGCGAGGTCCTCGTCGAACCTGCTCACGTCTCACCATCCTGGTGCACCACGGCGTCCCTGTCCCGTCCTGGTACGTACGACGGCCCGGACGGCGGCACGGCCCGCCGCCGTCGGCCGCACCCGTAGGCTGCCACGACGTGGCCGCAGCGGACGTCGTCCTCGTCGTCGTCGCCGTGTCGGCCGGTGCCGTCCTCGCCCTCGTCGCCGCGTTCGCGCTCGGCGTCCGCTGGGCGTCGCCGTCGAGCGGGCGTCGCACGCGGCCCGGCGCCGTCGACGTCATGGCCCGGGCGCTGGAGGAGACCGACCGTCCGCTGCTCGTCGTGACGCGCGGGGCGCGCGTCGTCCACGCGTCCCGCGAGGCGGTCGGCCTCGGTCTCGTGCGGGCCGGGTTCCTCACCCACGACGAGGTCCGCGACATCGTCCGCGCCGCGCTCGAGGCCCCCGGCGACCGCCCCGGTGGGGTCGAGCACCGCCTCGCGCTGTCCCGCGGCCCGCTCGGCCCCGGCACGGTCGAGGTGCGGCTCGTCGTGCGGCGCCTCGACGCCGACCACGTGCTCCTCGACGTCGAGAACCGCAGCGAGGCGATGCGCGTGGAGGACGTGCGGCGCGACTTCGTCGTCAACGTCAGCCACGAGCTCAAGACCCCCGTGGGCGCCATCAGCGTCCTCGCCGAGACGCTGGAGTCCGCGGCCGACGACGCCGACGCCGTCCGGCGCTTCTCGGGCCGGCTGCGGCAGGAGAGCCACCGCCTCGAGCGGCTCGTCGCCGACGTCGTCGAGCTGTCGCGGGTGCAGGTGGTCGACCGGCCGGGCGCGCGCGACGTGGTCCGCCTGGACGACGTCGTCGACGACGCCCTCGACCAGGTCCGCGTGACCGCCGACGAGGCGGGCATCGCCCTCGCCCGCTCCCGTCCCTCCGACGTCCGGGTCGTAGGGGACCGGGAGCTGCTCACCACCGCGGTCCGCAACCTGCTGTCGAACGCGGTCGCCTACAGCCCGGGCGGCACGCGGGTGTCGGTGGCGGTCGGGCGACGTGACGGCCTCGCCCT includes these proteins:
- a CDS encoding response regulator, with protein sequence MPRAVDDPGPVTVAAVDDHVPVRRGLAAMLDDTASVRVAGTADSVPALLAVTGGLAGVDVVLLDLHLADGSRPADNVAALARAGTAVLVYSSLTDPALLREALVAGALGVVDKGQDTDVLVSAVLDIASGQPLLTTEWAAVLDAAPRVERPALSEREAEALRLYASGLPMKSAARRMEITLGSFREYLLRVRRKYAEVDRPASTKLDLYHRAVEDGYVDTPARSSGPVPAPEPGAEDGRWPRGRR
- a CDS encoding ATP-binding protein, with protein sequence MAAADPGDARGPGSRAVADMTSRLVGVLVLLTVPAWGHGALDQRDLLAPWWNVLALATVVAPAAWLAIQSARRRGDVRPPAVVLAAGVALCLLLWPYGVVDVDGAAQGLPWLWLVLPLTLSVLGTLGSVPVSLGYGLAVGVEYALVRVEPYGGSGPLSIVLLEVALITALAAGPALLVVAAGRAATRLDVIAAEAAAASAAAARANAALQTRRELDATLHDTVLAALHSAVRDPAAPELPRLADRALRTFGEAPERTSQGAVDPHALAQHLHDGLAVVAPDADLDVRGGTAVPAEVARALVEAALEAARNARRHGGGAGATPDIAVHVDATTDGSGVAVVVRDDGVGFDPRLVPPHRMGLAVSVHARMERVGGRAEVVTATGSGTTVRLSWRPAAPSPDGGPPAGPLAEDATETDDGVPTTGTTEP
- a CDS encoding class I SAM-dependent methyltransferase; translated protein: MAAPSPRPDRRPRPRGRPAGAPAGRVTRGTTAPNRLRRVDRWLVRRHGASLRDALDPLVVDLGYGRHPVTVVELAQRLAVVRPDVDVHGLEIDPERVAAARALVDPDLPGPRFDIGGFELGPLGDRRPVLVRAFNVLRQYEEHEVAAAWALLRSRLAPGGVVVEGTCDEPGRLASWVVLDGTGPRSLVLAWRLAGLDRPGAVAARLPKALIHRNVPGERVHGLLAALDEAWEREAPVGSLGARQRMRASVARVVEVGWPVRHDPAGWREGVVEVPWAAVSPLSGPGAPPR
- the mshA gene encoding D-inositol-3-phosphate glycosyltransferase; protein product: MVSVHTSPLEQPGTGDAGGLNVYVVELSRRLAARGVAVEVATRRTSSSQPELVELEPGVHVRHVDAGPYDGLAKEDLPGQLCAFSAGLMRVAARVPAGHHDVVHTHYWLSGQVGWLFAERWGVPLVHTMHTMAKVKNASLADGDTPEPFGRVIGEQQVVEAADRLVANTQEEADDLVRHYGADPRRTGVVEPGVDLDVFRPGSRARARARLGLPPDADVLLFVGRLQPLKAPDVLVAAAAHLRHRRAGTGRPLVVAVLGGPSGTGLARPTALLEQARALGVDDVLRTSPPVPRPALADWYRAADLVTVPSYSESFGLVALEAQACGTPVVAAAVGGLRRAVVDGTTGVLVDGHDPVIWADALEALLADETRRARLGAAAARHAAGFGWDVTAERVLAEYRRAVADFRRYPTPAPAAAVTGLPAEGGRLEASG
- a CDS encoding YbjN domain-containing protein produces the protein MSDAWSAVLAWCEEAGVDHEPGAREGEVVVRLPGEHRLTTTASVLVGDRSLSLSAFVVRHPEENTEAVLRWLLRRNARLRGVAFAVDGDGDVFLVARLPLVAVVPDVLDELFGTVLATADDAFDELLRLGFAGSIRREARWRAERGLDARNLAAFSRLLDDDGEDDGEDDGEDDGGDDRDADGRDAP
- a CDS encoding phosphoglyceromutase — translated: MSDTFTLVLLRHGESEWNAKNLFTGWVDVPLSEKGRQEAVRGGELLSEAGVLPDVCHTSVLRRAIMTANLALDACERHWVPVKRSWRLNERHYGALQGKDKKQTLEQFGEEQFMLWRRSYDVPPPPIDPGDEYAQTGDPRYDDIDGTMPSAECLKDVVERMLPYWRDAVVPDLRAGEVTLLAAHGNSLRALVKHLDGIDDDTIAGLNIPTGIPLVYELEDVDGELRPVERGGRYLDPDAAADAIEAVANQGR
- the phoU gene encoding phosphate signaling complex protein PhoU, producing the protein MSRFDEDLASLVSGTVEMTGLVAQSISRASFALLHGDLELAEAVIAEDDRVDAWQWTLDDQIISMMTRHGALVGDLRKLVAGLRITADLERMGDLARHLAQVTRLKYPEPVVPDAVRRHVESMGDVAERIAFKTGDVLARNDSRLAREVDRIDDEMDRLHRELFTVMLSPRWDEAVSTAIDVTLIGRFYERFADHAVNVANQVVYQITGEDPDRVGGPGLPPV
- a CDS encoding sensor histidine kinase, with amino-acid sequence MAAADVVLVVVAVSAGAVLALVAAFALGVRWASPSSGRRTRPGAVDVMARALEETDRPLLVVTRGARVVHASREAVGLGLVRAGFLTHDEVRDIVRAALEAPGDRPGGVEHRLALSRGPLGPGTVEVRLVVRRLDADHVLLDVENRSEAMRVEDVRRDFVVNVSHELKTPVGAISVLAETLESAADDADAVRRFSGRLRQESHRLERLVADVVELSRVQVVDRPGARDVVRLDDVVDDALDQVRVTADEAGIALARSRPSDVRVVGDRELLTTAVRNLLSNAVAYSPGGTRVSVAVGRRDGLALVQVTDRGIGIPVQEQERVFERFYRVDPARSRRTGGTGLGLAIVKHVAEDHGGDVTLWSRPGQGSTFGLRLPDADSPAPRGHDSPDAGPPRSGTPGGHE